One Streptomyces sp. ML-6 genomic region harbors:
- the ctaD gene encoding cytochrome c oxidase subunit I, which translates to MEKQGNRAAPAQGPLPPGPGLPGRASRGRIVVSWLTTTDHKQIGTLYLVTAFVFFLVGGAMALVMRAELARPGTQIMSNEQFNQAFTMHGSVMLLLFAMPLFTGFANWLMPLQIGAPDVAFPRLNMLAYWLFLFGSLIAAGGFLTPQGAADFGWFAYAPLSDATHSPGIGADMWIMGVALSGFGSILGAVNFITTIICMRAPGMTMFRMSIFTWNVLLTALLILLVFPVLAAALFALEMDRKFGSHIFDPANGGALLWQHLFWFFGHPEVYVLALPFFGIVSEIVPVFSRKPMFGYIGLISATIAIAGLSVTVWAHHMYVTGGVLLPFFSFMTFLIAVPTGVKFFNWIGTMWKGSLSFETPMLWTTGFLITFVFGGLTGVILASPPLDFHVSDSYFVVAHFHYTLFGTVVYAMFAGFHFWWPKFTGKMLDERLGKITFWTLTAGFHLTFLVQHWLGAEGMPRRYADYLAADGFTALNTISSIGSFLLGLSFLPFFYNVWKTSQYGTKVTVDDPWGYGRSLEWATSCPPPRHNFTSLPRIRSESPAFDLHHPEITALETTASH; encoded by the coding sequence ATGGAAAAGCAGGGCAATCGAGCCGCCCCCGCACAGGGGCCCCTGCCCCCCGGCCCCGGCCTGCCGGGCCGTGCCTCCCGCGGGCGGATCGTCGTCTCGTGGCTCACCACGACCGACCACAAGCAGATCGGCACGCTGTACCTCGTCACCGCGTTCGTGTTCTTCCTCGTCGGCGGCGCGATGGCGCTCGTGATGCGTGCCGAACTCGCCCGCCCCGGCACGCAGATCATGTCCAACGAGCAGTTCAACCAGGCGTTCACCATGCACGGCTCGGTGATGCTGCTGTTGTTCGCGATGCCGCTGTTCACCGGATTCGCCAACTGGCTCATGCCGCTCCAGATCGGCGCGCCCGACGTGGCGTTCCCGCGGCTGAACATGCTGGCGTACTGGCTGTTCCTCTTCGGCTCGCTGATCGCCGCCGGGGGATTCCTCACCCCGCAGGGCGCCGCCGACTTCGGCTGGTTCGCCTACGCCCCGCTGTCCGACGCCACGCACTCACCGGGCATCGGCGCCGACATGTGGATCATGGGCGTGGCGCTCTCCGGCTTCGGGTCCATCCTCGGCGCGGTCAACTTCATCACCACCATCATCTGCATGCGCGCCCCGGGCATGACCATGTTCCGGATGTCGATCTTCACCTGGAACGTGCTGCTGACCGCCCTGCTCATCCTCCTGGTCTTCCCGGTCCTGGCCGCGGCGCTCTTCGCCCTGGAGATGGACCGGAAATTCGGCTCGCACATCTTCGACCCGGCCAACGGCGGTGCGCTGCTGTGGCAGCACCTCTTCTGGTTCTTCGGCCACCCCGAGGTCTACGTCCTGGCCCTGCCGTTCTTCGGGATCGTCTCCGAGATCGTCCCGGTCTTCTCCCGCAAGCCGATGTTCGGCTACATCGGCCTGATCAGCGCGACGATCGCCATCGCAGGCCTCTCCGTCACCGTCTGGGCCCACCACATGTACGTGACCGGCGGTGTGCTGCTGCCCTTCTTCTCCTTCATGACCTTCCTGATCGCCGTACCGACCGGGGTGAAGTTCTTCAACTGGATCGGCACGATGTGGAAGGGCTCGCTGTCCTTCGAGACTCCGATGCTGTGGACCACCGGATTCCTGATCACCTTCGTCTTCGGCGGACTGACCGGGGTCATCCTGGCGTCGCCGCCGCTCGACTTCCACGTCTCGGACTCGTACTTCGTCGTCGCGCACTTCCACTACACGCTCTTCGGCACGGTCGTGTACGCGATGTTCGCCGGATTCCACTTCTGGTGGCCGAAGTTCACCGGGAAAATGCTCGACGAGCGGCTCGGGAAGATCACGTTCTGGACCCTGACGGCCGGATTCCACCTCACCTTCCTCGTCCAGCACTGGCTGGGGGCCGAGGGAATGCCGCGCCGGTACGCCGACTACCTCGCCGCCGACGGCTTCACCGCCCTCAACACGATCTCCAGCATCGGATCGTTCCTGCTCGGACTGTCCTTCCTGCCCTTCTTCTACAACGTCTGGAAGACCAGCCAGTACGGCACGAAGGTCACCGTCGACGACCCCTGGGGCTACGGCCGCTCCCTGGAATGGGCCACCTCCTGCCCGCCGCCCCGGCACAACTTCACCTCCCTGCCCCGCATCCGCAGCGAATCCCCGGCCTTCGACCTGCACCACCCGGAGATCACCGCACTCGAAACCACCGCGTCGCACTGA
- the pcaC gene encoding 4-carboxymuconolactone decarboxylase: MSETTTETLQYRFDGPEDAPILVLGPSLGTSWHMWDRQVPELTRHWRVFRYDLPGHGGAPAHPATAIGELSDRLIATLDGLGVRRFGYAGCSIGGAIGADLALRHPNRIASLALVAASARFGSADEFRQRGVVVRTNGLEPMARSAPERWFTPGFAAAQAAIVDWAVQMVRTTDPGCYIAACEALAAFDIRGELGRITVPTLALVGSEDRVTGPGDARTLVAGIPDARLALVPGASHLAPVEQPGAVTDLLLTHFSTAWQDTLAAIPVPPDVPRLSAPVLPVAEITAAAPQPQPQPGTAGRPDPYDAGMKTRREVLGDAHVDATAAAADDFTGDFQELVTRYAWGEVWTREGLDRRTRSCVTLTALIASGRMESLAAHVRAALRNGLTPPEIKEVLMQTAVYCGVPAANAAFTIAQGVIREETTPRP; the protein is encoded by the coding sequence GTGAGTGAGACGACGACTGAAACCCTGCAGTACCGCTTCGACGGGCCCGAGGACGCGCCGATCCTGGTCCTGGGGCCCTCCCTCGGCACCTCGTGGCACATGTGGGACCGCCAGGTGCCGGAGCTCACCCGGCACTGGAGGGTCTTCCGCTACGACCTCCCGGGCCACGGCGGCGCCCCCGCGCACCCCGCCACCGCCATCGGTGAACTCTCCGACCGGCTGATCGCCACCCTCGACGGCCTCGGCGTCCGGCGCTTCGGGTACGCGGGCTGCTCCATCGGCGGCGCGATCGGCGCCGACCTCGCGCTGCGCCACCCGAACCGGATCGCCTCGCTGGCCCTGGTCGCCGCCTCGGCCAGGTTCGGCAGCGCCGACGAGTTCCGTCAGCGCGGGGTGGTCGTCCGCACCAACGGTCTGGAGCCGATGGCGCGCAGCGCGCCGGAGCGCTGGTTCACCCCCGGGTTCGCCGCCGCCCAGGCGGCCATCGTCGACTGGGCCGTCCAGATGGTCCGCACCACCGACCCCGGCTGCTACATCGCCGCCTGCGAGGCCCTCGCCGCCTTCGACATCCGCGGCGAGCTCGGCCGCATCACCGTCCCGACCCTCGCCCTGGTCGGCTCCGAGGACCGGGTCACCGGACCGGGCGACGCCCGCACCCTGGTCGCGGGCATACCCGACGCCCGGCTCGCCCTCGTCCCCGGCGCCTCCCACCTCGCGCCGGTCGAGCAGCCCGGAGCCGTCACCGACCTCCTCCTCACCCACTTCTCCACGGCCTGGCAGGACACCCTCGCGGCCATCCCCGTCCCGCCGGACGTCCCCCGGCTCTCCGCCCCCGTGCTGCCCGTCGCGGAGATCACCGCGGCCGCCCCGCAGCCGCAGCCGCAGCCCGGAACGGCCGGCCGCCCCGACCCGTACGACGCCGGCATGAAGACGCGCCGCGAGGTGCTGGGCGACGCCCACGTGGACGCGACCGCGGCCGCCGCCGACGACTTCACCGGCGACTTCCAGGAACTGGTCACGCGCTACGCCTGGGGGGAGGTGTGGACCCGGGAGGGGCTGGACCGCCGAACCCGCAGCTGTGTCACGCTCACCGCGCTGATCGCCTCCGGTCGCATGGAGAGCCTGGCCGCCCACGTCAGGGCCGCCCTGCGCAACGGCCTCACCCCGCCCGAGATCAAGGAAGTGCTGATGCAGACCGCCGTCTACTGCGGGGTGCCCGCCGCGAACGCCGCCTTCACCATCGCCCAGGGCGTCATCCGGGAAGAAACGACGCCCCGCCCGTAG
- a CDS encoding MBL fold metallo-hydrolase gives MNAENPTHLTLTKKTHSCIRLEKDGRTLVIDPGGFSEQDAAVGADAILVTHEHPDHFDEGRLRAGLEADPAVEVWTLRSVAERLSAAFPGRVHTVGHGDAFTVAGFDVQVHGELHAVIHPDIPRITNIGFLVDGSVFHPGDALTVPDRPVDTLMLPVMAPWNKISEVIDYVREVGPRRAIDIHDALLTDLARPIYDNQIGGLGGADHGRLAPGDSTGL, from the coding sequence ATGAACGCGGAGAACCCCACCCACCTGACCCTGACCAAGAAGACGCACTCCTGCATCCGCCTGGAGAAGGACGGGCGGACGCTCGTCATCGACCCGGGCGGCTTCTCGGAGCAGGACGCCGCCGTCGGTGCCGACGCGATCCTGGTGACGCACGAGCACCCCGACCACTTCGACGAGGGGCGGCTGCGGGCCGGCCTGGAGGCCGATCCGGCCGTCGAGGTCTGGACCCTGCGCAGCGTCGCCGAGCGGCTCTCCGCCGCCTTCCCCGGCCGCGTCCACACCGTCGGCCACGGCGACGCCTTCACCGTCGCGGGCTTCGACGTCCAGGTGCACGGCGAACTGCACGCGGTGATCCACCCGGACATCCCCCGGATCACCAACATCGGCTTCCTGGTGGACGGTTCGGTGTTCCACCCGGGCGACGCGCTCACCGTCCCCGACCGGCCGGTCGACACCCTGATGCTCCCGGTGATGGCCCCCTGGAACAAGATCTCCGAGGTCATCGACTACGTGCGCGAGGTCGGACCGCGGCGCGCCATCGACATCCACGACGCGCTGCTCACCGATCTCGCCCGCCCGATCTACGACAACCAGATCGGTGGCCTCGGCGGCGCCGACCACGGGCGGCTGGCCCCGGGGGACTCGACCGGCCTGTGA
- a CDS encoding exodeoxyribonuclease III, which produces MRIATWNVNSITARLPRLLAWLESTGTDVLCIQETKCAAEQFPADQLRELGYESAVNATGRWNGVALVSRVGLSDVVTGLPDGPDYEGVQEPRAVSATCGPVRLWSVYVPNGREVEHAHYAYKLRWFEALQKAVAADAAGSQPFAVLGDFNVAPTDEDVWDPKLFEGATHVTPAERAALAALRQEGLSDVVPRPLKYDRPYTFWDYRELRFPKNKGMRIDLVYGNAPFVAAVEDSYVDREERKGKGASDHAPVVVDLGL; this is translated from the coding sequence ATGCGCATCGCCACCTGGAACGTCAATTCGATCACCGCCCGGCTCCCGAGGCTGCTGGCCTGGCTGGAGAGCACCGGCACGGACGTGCTGTGCATCCAGGAGACCAAGTGCGCCGCCGAACAGTTCCCGGCGGACCAGCTCCGCGAACTCGGCTACGAGTCCGCGGTCAACGCCACCGGGCGGTGGAACGGCGTGGCGCTGGTCTCCCGCGTCGGCCTGTCCGACGTCGTCACGGGCCTGCCGGACGGACCCGACTACGAGGGCGTGCAGGAGCCGCGGGCCGTCTCGGCGACCTGCGGCCCGGTCCGCCTCTGGTCGGTGTACGTGCCCAACGGCCGCGAGGTCGAGCACGCGCACTACGCGTACAAGCTGCGCTGGTTCGAGGCGCTGCAGAAGGCCGTCGCCGCGGACGCGGCGGGCTCGCAGCCGTTCGCCGTGCTGGGCGACTTCAACGTGGCCCCGACCGACGAGGACGTCTGGGACCCGAAGCTGTTCGAGGGCGCCACCCATGTCACCCCCGCCGAGCGCGCCGCCCTCGCGGCCCTGCGCCAGGAGGGGCTGTCGGACGTCGTGCCGCGCCCGCTCAAGTACGACCGCCCGTACACCTTCTGGGACTACCGGGAGCTGCGCTTCCCGAAGAACAAGGGCATGCGGATCGACCTGGTCTACGGCAACGCGCCCTTCGTCGCGGCCGTCGAGGACAGCTACGTGGACCGCGAGGAGCGCAAGGGCAAGGGCGCGTCCGACCACGCGCCGGTGGTGGTGGACCTCGGCCTCTGA
- a CDS encoding Cmx/CmrA family chloramphenicol efflux MFS transporter yields MPFAVYALGLAVFAQGTSEFMLSGLVSDIASDLQVSIPAAGLLTSAFAIGMIVGAPLMALFSRSWPRRRALLFFLCVFGAAHVVGALTPGYGVLLATRVVGALANAGFWAVALVTAVSMVGPEARARATSVVVGGVTLACVAGVPAGAALGGHWGWRSAFWAVALVCVPAAVVIAGAIPAKRLEPVPVRASAELRVLTGRPLLLTLLTSALVQGATFCAFSYLEPLATRVTGLGDAWVPVLLALFGVGSFLGVTATGRYVDARPVVWTAAGLVALTVGWAGFALTAGSPLATVVLVLVQGTLAFGTGTALMSWVFRLAADAPTLSGSFATAAFNVGAALGPWFGGLAIDAGLGFRAPLWVSALLMVLALGTAAAPGIRRVAGPGRDEVAAL; encoded by the coding sequence ATGCCATTTGCCGTCTACGCGCTCGGGCTCGCCGTCTTCGCCCAGGGCACATCCGAGTTCATGTTGTCCGGTCTGGTCTCGGACATCGCTTCCGATCTGCAGGTGTCCATCCCGGCCGCGGGCCTGCTCACCTCGGCCTTCGCGATCGGGATGATCGTCGGGGCGCCGTTGATGGCGCTCTTCAGCCGTTCCTGGCCGCGGCGTCGGGCGCTGCTGTTCTTCCTCTGCGTCTTCGGCGCCGCCCATGTGGTCGGTGCGCTCACCCCCGGCTACGGGGTGCTCCTGGCGACCCGGGTCGTCGGGGCGCTGGCCAACGCGGGCTTCTGGGCCGTGGCCCTGGTGACCGCGGTGTCCATGGTCGGGCCCGAGGCCCGCGCCCGCGCCACCTCGGTGGTGGTCGGGGGCGTCACCCTCGCCTGCGTGGCCGGGGTGCCGGCCGGTGCGGCGCTGGGCGGGCACTGGGGGTGGCGGTCCGCGTTCTGGGCCGTGGCCCTGGTCTGCGTACCGGCCGCCGTCGTCATCGCCGGGGCGATCCCGGCGAAGCGGCTGGAGCCGGTCCCCGTCCGGGCGAGTGCCGAGCTGCGGGTCCTGACCGGGCGGCCCCTGCTGCTGACCCTGCTGACGAGCGCCCTGGTGCAGGGGGCGACGTTCTGCGCGTTCTCCTACCTCGAACCGCTGGCCACCCGGGTCACCGGGCTCGGGGACGCCTGGGTGCCGGTGCTGCTGGCGCTGTTCGGGGTGGGTTCGTTCCTCGGCGTCACCGCCACCGGCCGGTACGTCGACGCGCGACCGGTCGTCTGGACCGCCGCCGGGCTGGTGGCGCTGACCGTCGGCTGGGCCGGGTTCGCGCTGACCGCGGGCAGTCCGCTCGCCACGGTCGTGCTCGTACTGGTCCAGGGGACGCTCGCGTTCGGCACCGGGACGGCGCTGATGTCGTGGGTGTTCCGGCTGGCGGCCGACGCGCCGACCCTGTCCGGTTCGTTCGCGACGGCCGCGTTCAATGTGGGCGCTGCGCTCGGGCCGTGGTTCGGCGGGCTGGCAATCGACGCGGGGCTCGGCTTCCGGGCCCCGCTGTGGGTCAGCGCGCTGCTGATGGTCCTGGCGCTGGGCACCGCCGCGGCGCCGGGCATCCGGCGGGTCGCCGGGCCCGGCCGGGACGAGGTCGCCGCGCTCTGA
- a CDS encoding DUF6278 family protein, with product MNIPFLDNWRKRHDGTRGAGLASAAAVDAEGVAELLAECELLRVRVGQRGLRLDDTPASLAALDQLPPRWRDDPEELPWLGNDAGLYLGTVLVRNVSGAVWSIRPGGQPVVRLASGREIDVVEAGLDWAISGSPELSQVYSESAEG from the coding sequence ATGAACATCCCTTTCTTGGACAACTGGCGTAAGCGTCACGACGGCACACGGGGGGCGGGGCTCGCCTCCGCGGCCGCCGTCGATGCCGAGGGCGTGGCCGAGCTCCTCGCCGAGTGCGAGCTGCTGCGTGTCCGGGTGGGGCAGCGCGGGCTCCGGCTCGACGACACCCCGGCCTCGTTGGCGGCCCTCGACCAGTTGCCGCCGCGCTGGCGCGACGACCCCGAGGAGCTGCCCTGGCTGGGCAACGACGCGGGCCTGTACCTGGGGACGGTGCTGGTGCGGAACGTCTCCGGCGCGGTCTGGAGCATCAGGCCCGGCGGGCAGCCCGTCGTGCGGCTCGCCTCGGGGCGGGAGATCGACGTGGTCGAGGCGGGTCTGGACTGGGCGATCTCCGGCAGCCCCGAGCTTTCGCAGGTGTACTCGGAGTCGGCCGAGGGATAG
- a CDS encoding amino acid ABC transporter ATP-binding protein: MAVDPLIELRDVNKFYGQLHVLQDISLTVGRGEVVVVIGPSGSGKSTLCRTINRLETIESGSITIDGRPLPEEGKGLAELRAEVGMVFQSFNLFAHKTVLANVSLAQLKVRKRKKDEADRRSRELLERVGLAAHADKYPAQLSGGQQQRVAIARALAMDPKALLFDEPTSALDPEMINEVLEVMQQLARDGMTMVVVTHEMGFARSAANRVVFMADGRIVEDRTPEEFFTAPKSDRAKDFLSKILKH, translated from the coding sequence ATGGCCGTCGATCCGTTGATCGAGCTGCGGGACGTCAACAAGTTCTACGGACAGTTGCACGTACTGCAGGACATCAGTCTCACCGTCGGCCGCGGGGAGGTGGTGGTGGTCATCGGCCCCTCCGGCTCCGGGAAATCGACGCTCTGCAGGACCATCAACAGGCTCGAGACGATCGAGTCGGGGAGCATCACGATCGACGGCAGACCCCTCCCCGAGGAGGGCAAGGGGCTGGCCGAGCTCCGGGCCGAAGTGGGCATGGTCTTCCAGTCGTTCAACCTCTTCGCGCACAAGACCGTGCTGGCCAACGTCTCGCTCGCCCAGCTCAAGGTCCGCAAGCGGAAGAAGGACGAGGCGGACCGGCGCTCCCGCGAACTGCTGGAGCGGGTCGGGCTGGCCGCGCACGCCGACAAGTACCCCGCCCAGCTCTCCGGCGGCCAGCAGCAGCGGGTGGCCATCGCCCGCGCCCTCGCCATGGACCCCAAGGCACTGCTCTTCGACGAGCCGACCTCCGCACTCGACCCGGAGATGATCAACGAGGTGCTGGAGGTCATGCAGCAGCTCGCCCGGGACGGCATGACGATGGTCGTCGTCACGCACGAGATGGGCTTCGCCCGCTCCGCGGCCAACCGCGTGGTCTTCATGGCCGACGGGCGCATCGTCGAGGACCGCACCCCCGAGGAGTTCTTCACCGCTCCGAAGAGCGACCGCGCCAAGGACTTCCTGTCCAAGATCCTCAAGCACTGA